AGATGGTGATTCAGCTTCCGTGTGCTCTTGcagaccaggaggaggaggaggaggaggaggaggaggaggcggcaggTGGAGATGTGGATGTCAGTGCGGGCCGCTTCGTCCGCTATCAGTTCACACCAGCATTTCTCCGCCTCCGCACTGTGGGCGCCACGTGAGTACCAGCATTTCCTGAAGGGAGGACGTTCTTCTGGTTCAGAGAAGAATGTTCTCCGTTGGGTTTGGGGTTGGCTttagaggagggaggaggcaaAGTCAGGCTCACAGAGATTTATTTTGCAGGGTGGAGTTCACGGTGGGAGACAAACCTGTGTCAAACTTCCGGATGATCGAACGGCACTATTTCCGGGAACGCCTGCTGAAAAACTTTGACTTTGATTTCGGCTTCTGCATCCCCAGCAGTAGGAACACTTGTGAACATATCTATGAGTTTCCCCAGCTTTCTGAGGATGTCAGTACGTATCCCCTGACTTTCACAACATTCTGGATTCTTCAGGCTAGAGGAACAGACCTTGAAATGAAATCCGTCTAGTCCAACGACCTCATTTGCAGAGAAATAGGGACATGATGCGTCTCTAGTCTTTTGACCTCAGGCTTCTCGTTTCCTATTGCTCCTGTCTCATGTTTCAAACTCTGACTCTGCCTGCGTGGGAGCACTGAAGGTTTTAATACAGGCCATCCCTTTTAGATGCCTGCTGCGGGGAAGAGGGTGGCTGAGGGAGATAAGAGGAGGCCCCTGACAGTCCCTGGGAGTCCAATTTGATACACGGCCAGTCATGGTTTCACTGTGTTCTAGTCACCGGCTCCTGCTCGGCACTCCTTTAGCCCTTTGCTTTTTCCCTAATCAGAACTACATGGGAAACTGGGGGCTAAGTAGAATTCTAGTCCTGAGGACCacctctttctcattctcttcaggTAGAAGGTTAATTAGGTAAAACTGTTAGAGTAGATGCAGCAGGCTCTAGGAAGCTGTTAGAGGTTCTGGAGCAGAAGGAGTGGCATGAGGGCAGCAGTGTCTGAGGAAGAGTCATCCTGTAGTTCTGGGGAGGAAGAACTGGGGAAGGCACCGGAGGGAGAAGGCTGGGCCGGGGAGGAGGTGGACTGAGTGACAGAGGAAGAGCAGGCTGTGTATTCCCATGGCTTCGGTCTGGCCCTCTCACATTAGCATCCCCTGTGAGGAATTAGGGAAGGTTGTTCTAGAGCAATCAGGATGTGAGTGGGATCCTGTGAGTAGTGGTGGAGTTTAGTTGGATTGTTGGGGAAGGTCTACATACACCGACCAATTTTCTCAGAATCCCAGGTCCttaaaattgtcattttctgACAGGTATTCTTGACTGGTGCAGCAGTACTGTCCCCAGGTAAAGTGAGGATTGCTGAGAAGTGGGCAGGGCGTTGATGACCGCATCAACTGTTAGTATCCTCATTTGAAGCCCactccccaggctgggctggaaTATGTAGATACTTGTGAGAAAAGATTATATACAGTATTTCAAGTTTTTATCTAAGGCCATGTAACTTTTTCTTCTTGAAGCCAAATAAGCTAAAGGAGCGTGGGGGTCAGTACTCTGGATATGAACCAAATGACTCTGGCCTGGCTGAGTTCAAAGAACTTGAAGGAGTCAGCTCTCCTTTTGAGAACTGTGGTCAGCAGCAGCATTTCCTCCAGAGGATGCAGAATAGCCTGTGACCATTGACTCAGAACCAGCCAGAGGCAGTGACTCGCAGTTCTCTCGACTCTCCAGTTATGGTTAAAGAGGTTGGGGCAACTGCCTGAacaaacagaagatttaaatctGGATCCCAAGACAAGCTCACCCTTTGCTGGATTGTTGGCAGGTTAATAACCCGAGCCATCTCTGGAGAAGGCTCCTTGCCCTTTGTGCCCCTGCATCCGTGCGCATCTGGGATTCCTTTGTTGTCAGGGTTGCCTGCGGGACGTGAGCACAGTGAGGCGCAGCTTTCTGAATTTGGACCAGAGTGTCTAGAGGTGGGGACCAGAAGCACCAAGTCCATAGGCTGCTGTGGGGCCTGTTGGCAAACGGGCGAGCACCTCTCCCTGGGGTTCTGACGGAGCACCAGGCTGGCGATGGCCTCGGAGGGCCAGGTCCAGAGCTGGTTGCATCCTTCTGTTGAAGTGGACAGCATGCTCAGTTTGGGGGCCTCTGTGGTCCCCAGGTCTCCCCAGCTCTCAAGGCCTGGCTCCCTCTATTCTGACCTCATTATTCTGACAGTGTGTGCTCACATTTTCAGGAAGCGCTGGCTTACGAATTTTAGAGGGAATGCTAAGTTTTTTCCCACCTGGCCCATGGGGCAGACTCACACATAagtctttgcttttttcctttccctgacTTGCAGTTCGTCTGATGATTGAAAATCCCTATGAGACCCGTTCTGACAGCTTCTACTTTGTCGACAACAAGCTGATAATGCACAACAAGGCTGACTATGCCTATAACGGGGGCCAGTAGCTGTGGCAGGAGCGGACGGGGAGGTGCTTTGCTGTGGCCCGAGGTCCTGGTGCACGGAGGTGGTTGAAGCTGCGGTCTGTCGACACACATCTGGAACCTGGCCCCAGGAAGCCGAGGCTGGGGTGGCAGTTTCCTGTGCTCCAAGAGAGGTGCCAAGCAGTGCTGTGTTTCCTTCCCcagtattttttcttccttttttccctgccCTTTAGGTCACAGAGGTACTATAGTAAAACTTAGCATAAGGCTCCTGGAATccagataaaaaaaagaaagtttattttcatgtagTCATGGCTCCTCTGGGTTGTCCTGATGAGCCTGGGTCTCTCCAGGCACAGCCGTGCCGGGGAGAGAAGGCTCTTCTGTAGGTTTGGGGGTGCTGTGGGAAGCTGAGACTCCTCTCTCGCCTGCGGGGTCGCCATCAGCACGCTCTGACCTCAGCCTGTGCATCGTCCTAAACCAACTGGGGGGGCAGAGGGAAAGAGTGGTGCCAGGAGTTGAGGCACTGGGGTGGGCAAGGCTGCCGAACTGAAGGATCTGTCTTACGTGGGCGCCGCTTATCTGTCTGACTTGCGGATCCTCAGCTGCTCCTCCTGGGGCTCCACTGAGGTTTCAACCTGCCAGTGCCTTCCTGTTCCCCTTCCAGAGGAAAGATGAGCTTGCTCCGCTTCTCCTGGCTCCTGACTTCTGAGTTTCTCCTGAAATACAGTGTGTCAGTTTTGCTCTTGGAACTGTAGTGTCTCTCGAGGCCAGAGCAGGCCGTATtgtattttgctttcttatctcTAGGCTTCTTGTGGGGAGGCTTTATTAAAATGTCAGTGGCGTTCCCAGCATATAGGATGTGTGGCCAGACTTCTGATCGTATCAGTCAGGCTCCCGGGGCTAATCTGGGTCATGTCGTACCTGCTTTTATACTGAAGTAGTTCCTGGAACCATCCTGGCCGGTCGGACCTAAGGTAATGTGTATTCTGGTCCTTTGGACTGCCACTTGGAATGGTTTTGGGCGTTGGGAAAGGGGGAAATCAGCTGAGGTGGCCTATCAGAGAGACGTGTTCTCAAAAAACTTCCTCACACATCCCTCAGGCCCTTGCTGGATGGACTCTCCGCGCTTCAGCTCCCTACTCTTGTCCGACTGTGTGGGCGATTTAAGTGCTCAGGCCAAACTCCTGACCCTCTGAATAGACTTGCTGCGGCCAGGGTTTAGCATTGCTAGAAAGGTCACAGTAGGAAGGGCCCAGGTACGTGGTGTCTGTGACCGGAGAGCTGTCTCCCTAGGTGCTTGGGAGAAAGGCCAGGTGGAGCCCGGGAGAGAAGGGCCAGCGCTTTGCCTCAGATGCTCCTGTGCTCTCACTGACCAGTGCTGCTCCCTGTTTGCATTCTAGAGCGTGAGTGGCCTTGAACCGTGGTCCAGTGCTTTGTGCCAGGCCAGAGTCTGGGCTGTGCCAGATGCTGGCAACTTCCTTACTGAGAAAACCCTGGTTAGCCCTGTGTGCTGGCACTGGACCCAACCCCCGAGGGAGGAAGAGACCGGGTTCCCTGCAGGGTGGGCTACTCATCCCCAGACCTGTGAATCCCCGAACTGGAGTCGGCTGCAAATCCAGGTGCCTTATGTGTGGCTCCATCCCATACACTGCCAGACAGACATCAGCACTGCCTCTTCACCTTCTGTTTCTCACTGGGGCTCCCTCAGCAGATTTGTGTTCATTGAGCTTCAGAATAACCCCTTCTCTCTGTGACAGAAGCCCAGTCGGGAGAGTTTTTCTACTATTTGATGTTTAATTATTATCTAGGATGTGGTTTCTGGAGCTGCCCAGAACTCTGCTGAGTAGAGTGTGTCTTGGAAATGTGTCCCAGGCAGACCACGTCTTGTAGGCTAGTGGGCTGTCTCTTACCTGCAGTGTTAGCTTTTGCTGGGAAGAGGGCCGAGGAGGCAGGCATTCTGGCTTGAATAGTGCTGTATCCTCTTCCCAAGAGCTTGCTTTAGTCTCACTGGAGGCCGTTTTGAGGCCAAGTGCTTGGTCTGTGCCCAACAGCACAGGGATTTGCGATCTTCTGCTCCTGAAGGTCTGGTGTTCCGTACCTGGGACTCTGGATTCTTGTGTCTAGCTACTCAGGAAACCTTGAGAAGCATTACCACCCTGGGGTGTTAGCTAGGGTAAGTCTGAAATTCAAGCTTTTGTATCCGAACTGGATACAAGTCATACCTTCTCTGAAAGTAGCTGAACTCATCAGAAGTTGAATCAGGAGGCCATGTTGTTAAGGAGTCTGGGCTATTGGTAGCAGTTACCTGTGGGCagtaaaatgggaggaaaaaaccTACCTGCCTGGGGAGACCGTGCCCTCTGTTCAGAGCTGGTACCTGAGAGGCAGCTCCTGAAGGGAACACATTCCAGCAGACAGGCCCAGCTGGCGCCGGGGGGCCTGCTGCCTGCACCCCTCCCTCTCGTGTCTTGCTCCTGTCCCTCTGGCCTAGGGTCTCCTGGGAGAGCGACTCTCTTTTCCTGTGGAGCCTTTGGGCTCAGATGCCCTTTTAGCTGCTGCAAAGAAGATCctggtttattttattctatgttttAAAGAGTAAACAGAGGAAATAACTAAAAGTAGTCCTGGGATAAAGTAGGTCATCCTCTCCTCGTGTGTTAGCTCAGAGCTGTCTTGCAGGGAAAGTACTTTCCAGGGCCGTGTCGGCCTTCCTGAAGACCTCACAGTCTTTGGGCCATCCAGTTCTCAAATAGGAGCGGTGATTTGGGGGTGTTGGGGCTATGCGGAGACTGGAGTTTCTTGACGTGGCAGTAGCTGGGGGAATCTTCAGCTTGTTTCTTCAGTTGAAGTGGGACTCATTTCTGGAATGGACTTAATAGGCTGTGTCTCATGTGCAGATTGGGTGAGTCTTGCCTTAGTGTGTCTTGCCACCCTCGATAGGCTCCCAGGgtactctcttctttttctctgtaaagtCCCTTTCTTCTGGTGGCCGTTGTCACTCTGATGTCAGTGAGGTTGGGGAATGGGGACAGTTCTCAGAATCATAGCACAGACTCGTCTGTGTGTGCGGACCCCTGATGCAGAGGGTGCTGCCGTGCCTGGCGTAGGAGCCCAATCGTCAGATCACCATGTTTCTCACATTCCGCGTCACAGGACATCTTAGGTACAAGAAGGGTCTGGTGGAGGTGGATTTACCCCTTGTTGCACAAAGGATCATGTAAAGTCACTGAACTTGcgaaagtctatttttttccctgtatatCTATTTTTCACAGAATGTAAGAAACGTTAATGACCTGGTCTGtccttcttcccctttccccttcacCTGAGGTCCTCATTCCAGTTTGTATTGTCTTTGTGTCCAAAGTAAACTAGGTGACTTATttgtataaaatgttattttgccACAAGAGAcagtaataaaagaaagattTTCACAGTACGCGTACCCTCTCTTGTCTCCTGACTGGGCCCCTTGGGTCACGGGGTGGGCAGGTGTGGAGTAGGGGTGGGCTCTGAGTTTCTTTACGTGGCCTTTctgtaaatattgttttaatgagTAGAGCTGGTTTCTAGGGTGATAAGGGCACAGTACTGAGCTTTAGGCTTGGTattttttgctttacattttgaTGGAGTACTTTgagaattaaaaatgtatatacatgtttttaaaacatgttcattAAGGTGTGTTTTAACTATACCTCATTTAAGAGTAAATTCACCTCATTTAAgagtacagtttgatgagttttgacaaatggataCATGATCACAATCATGATACAGggcatttccatcacctcagaaagttccCTCAAGTGTCTGGTGTTTGCAGCCCGTTCCCTCCCTCTATCCAGCCCCTTGCAACCATCTTCTGATTTGTGTCTCTTTCGGAAAACTTGTATACTTTTCATATAAAACTTACAACCATGTTTAAGCTCACAAACAATACAAGTTAAAAATAAGTTTGGTTTAGATGGTCTGTGGCACCTGAAGGTCTATTGGCCTCTGCCCACAAACACCACTCacttattttcccctttctcctgcttcttgctcttttcttcctggtGCCCAGGTAGGGTGATGAAAGGTGAGGAAGCTTCGGAGCATTTGCCAACGACAGTAAAAGTACTGTGGATTTAGAGGCTTTCTTTTGAATGCATTTCTTTTAAGTGCAAGGTAACATTTGAAAGACTTTGCCGCATCTTTTAATAGATCTCCTGCAGGAAGCAGAGCAAGGTCTTGAAGGAAGACAGAACTTTTGGCGTGTGGGTCAGTGGTGGGGACAGACTCCTTGCTGAGTTATGGGGGAAGAAAGGCAGCTGGAGGGACTGGGTTCCTGGGGGCATGTGGTaggtgtctggagcctgtggaaGTCTGACTCACACCTGTGCCCATGCAAGACCCTTGGCAGGCAAGTGAGATAaacgtagttttttttttttttttttttttttggctgtgttgggtcttcgtttctgtgcgagggctttctccagttgcggcgagcgggggccactcttcatcgcggtgcgcgggcctctcactatcgcggcctctcttgttgcggagcacaggctccagacgcgcaggctcagtagttgtggctcacgggcctagttgctccgcggcatgtgggttcttcccagaccagggcacgaacccgtgtgccctgcattggcaggcagattctcaaccactgcgccaccagggaagccccccgccgTAGTTTTTTGGGCAGGGTGAAGGCGTCCTGACGGACGCTAAGACCAGTGCCCCCTGCTCCcggtggaggggtggggtggggggctctgCCCCCCAATTGGGAGTGAGACGGTGGGACCACAATGGAACAGGGAAGCAGCAGTGCCACCCCACCTAAACAACCTCCCAGCAACCCAACTCCCCATGTCTACATAATGAGCACCAGCGCAAGACAAGACCCTTGCCCCTCTTGGCTCTCAGACTTATAGGGGacttgataagatttcagatGCTACGTgccaggaataaataaaacaacgGGATGGAGAGTGTGTTGGGGGGAAACACTGGCCTCCTGTGGTCAGGGCCGCCTCAGCGAGTGATGAAGGGAAGGAGAGTTCCAGCTGAGGGAACGGTGACTGCAAAGGTCTGGAGGCAGGAACCAGCTGCAAGTATTGGAGAAAAGCTGCCCTGTGAGGCTACAGCAAGGGCATGGCGGGCGTGGGGccggggagggaggcgggggaagGCCAGATAGGGCTTTTTAGGCCACGGAATTGGATTTTAGGAGAGAtaggcccccctccccccctcgaAGAGCTTTAAGATCGGCCTGGAACCGACTTCGGAGACTTCCCCCAAGCCCGGGACAGTTTGATTTATCTCCTGGGAGGGAGGCGGGGCTCAGGAGGACCCGaggcaggccccgcccccggagCGCGAGCgcgcgccggccccgcccccccgaCCCGCGCCGGTCCCGCCCCCCGCAGCCCGGAACCCGCGCTCGCGGCCCGAGGTCGCCGGGAAGAAACCCGGTACAGTCACCGGTCTCCGTCCTCCATGGCCGCCGCGCTGCTCGCCCGGGCCTGCGGCCCCGTCCGCGGAGGTGAGTGCGCTCCGGTCCGGGGCGGGCCGGGCGGGCGTGGGTCCCGGAGGCCGATTCTCGCCTGACGCAGGCGGGCTGGCGGTGCCCCTCCGGCAACGCGCGGCCTTTGCCCCAGTTGGGCTGCTCCTTGCGCCTGCGTGGCCCCGCCACCTGCTCTGacccccccactcccagcccagtTTTCACCGCTACACCCACATTCCCCTCCCTTCATTGCACCTTCAGCGGAGGTTCAGGGTGCGCTATTCCTCGGGAGCCAGccctgggattgaacccagactgtgcttctgtgaccttgggccccTGTCAGCCTCAGCCGGCCCTTGTGTAAAATGACCACAGTAATACTGTTGttctcatagagttgttataaggattaaatcaCAGGTGCTTGGCATATTACAGGTGCTCAGTATTAGCGCTTGTGGCTGATTGCATACAGTACCTTTCCCATCTTCTCATTTCTCTCCAGCTGTAGCAGCAGTGACACCTGTAGCCAGGGCTTCCTTTGCCTGGTCAAGACCCACTCACcctgaataataataaaggggACGCTCTTTGAGAGCTGTCTCTGCCAGGCCCCGTGCTAAGTGCTGCAGTCAGTATCTCATCCTCCCAGCCCGGGAGCTGAGTACTGCTGTCCTCCACATTTAGAGAAACCTGTGAAGTTAGGATCCccgcctgaggtcacagagctgtgCTCTTACTATTATTGGTGTAATACTGGTGATTGAGTGGGATCGTTGTACAAAGTATTTAACAAGCATTCAGTGGGATTCCCAACAGCAGCGCTATCAACATTTTGGGCCTTTAATTTTTTGTCGTGGTATCTGTCCTGTACAATGTTTAGCAgtattcctggcctctacccactccATACCACCCTTTGGTtgagacaaccaaaaatgtctccagacattgccagatgtcccttGGGGGACAAAACCATCCGTGGTGGAGAACCACCCAGTTAGTGGatcactactattattattattattactactacgcAAGACCTCTTACATTCCCCTTCCACTGACTACTCTTCTTCTCGTTGGCAGCTCTCCGGCCTCGGGACTGGCGTTGCTTACATACCATCTACCAGTCTGTGGAACTGCCCGAGACACACCAGATGCTTCGTCAGACGTGCCGGGACTTTGCTGAGAAGGAGCTCTTTCCCATCGCGGCCCAGGTGGACAAGGAACATCGCTTCCCGGCGGCTCAGGTGAGAGTTTTAAGAGTACAGGTGCCATCAGCTCCAGGATGACTGGTGACAGTGACAGCCAGGGGCACTGGGACTGCAATCAAGGAACCctaagtgggggggggggtgttcctGGGACCCAGAAAATGCCCTGGATGTTTCCCTTGTCCAGCATGAGGCCTATAGCCAGGATGTAACTTCTGGAATAACAGTAATAATGGTGGATGGTTGATATGCTTACTACGTACTGGGTGTTGTGTTGATAGTAATAGTTAACGCTTATACAATGCTGACCATGTGCTGGACATTGTCCTGAGTTCTGATGGGTTAgctcatctgtttcttttcttttttttttttttttggccgcaccacgcggcatgcgggatcttagctccccgaccagggagagaacccgtgcccccctgtggtggaagctcggattcttaaccgctggacctccAGAGAAGTCCCTAGCTTATCTGTTTCTTAAAACTGTCCTATGAGATGAAGGTGCCATTATTACATACCCTTTTGTACAGTTGATGAAACTCAGATTGATGAGAGGATTAAATaatgtgcccaaggtcatggAGCTAATGAGTTACAGAGCTGAagtttgaacccaagtctgtatTCTGCCAGCTGCTGAGGTCCCAGTCAGTGCCCTCCTGCCCGTGCCATTGCATCACTCCGTCTGTAATGACAAGTTTGAGATGTTTCTGCTGTCTCCATCCCCTGGCTTGGCAagatgtctggcacacagtatactcaatagatatttgttgagtacATAACTTGTGAAAGAGCCAGTCTTACTGGCCTCTTCTCCACGCCTGTTTTCCATTCTGAGGAATTCAGGAGTTGTGATCACCATTAACATGCCTCATAGGCTCTGGGGCCACTTTTCCAGCTTAGTGAATGTTGTGTGTTCACAATGTATCGGGCACTGTGCCTGGACTGTGGGAATACCCAAGGAGCTCAAAGTGGGGTAGGCAAGTGGCATTCTGAGCACCAAAATTAGTTGGGTAACGTTTAGGTGTTAAGCATTGAAATCATGTCATCTCATTTAGTCCTGAGGACATCCCCAGCTGCACGTCTAATCTCCATTTGGCTTCCTGGAATGCTTACAAGGACTGTGGGAGATCACATATGTCAAGTTCATGGTGCCTGGTACTTGAAAACCAGAAGctattaatactattattatttttattacagttgagaaaattgaggcacagagaggtgaagtgattttcCAAGGCATACTGTCTATGGACCGGTAGACCTGGTGTGACTGGCTCCAAAACCCTACTCCATCCACTAGCCACGTGCTTGTCCCAGAAGCCCAGCTGGGAAGCCCTGTTCTAATCGGGAATATTATCGTCAAAGGCCTAAACTACCCCTGTATCCTCCATACCGCCACACTCTGGTGCTGCCCTCAGAGCAGTTGTCCAAGACATGGCTGTATATTGGGGCTTTTCTGGCCAAATGACAGACcacttgatttatttttcctatattcCCTCAAATTATAATACTTATTATATTACAGACATAGACTTGCTTTGTGCAAGAAAGCTGGCAGTAGAAACAGGCTTTCTACCAACCAACTCTTCACCAGTCCTCTGGCTTTGTAATCTCTTACTTGCTTTATAGGGCAGGGAAGTTTGCAGATTAATCCTGCCACTAAATAGTGGCAGAAATGGATGTGGAAGGAAGAGATCAAAAGCATCAGCCTCCGTCCTTCTGGCACATTCTGGCACCCGGAGGCTGCTCAGTCCAGACTTGCTGAATGCATGACCTAGCTCAGAGTAGTGATagcatttatttggttttatctTGGACAGGTGTTTTCATATCTGTAATCTGATTAGGTTATCAGGAGTCCTGCTATTATTTCCTTTGTCTAGAGGATGTAGGAGCAGTTGTAGGAATTGCCTGAGGTCATAGAGCTCAGGGAGAAATAGATCTTCTGATCTTGCCCCTGCCCCACACAAACTGGACTCTGTCGTTTTGGTGGCTGATGGGATGCAGAGGTTGCTCAATGTTTCCCTTCGCTAAGGATTGAAGCAGGTTGGCTTTTTGCTTTTATCACTCTCTGTTACTGTGGGTAGTGCTCAGCTCCGCCCATTACAGAAGGGAATCCAGGGCTTAAACAGGCAGAAGGATCAAAGCAGTAGACACAGGGATAATAGGGCAGgttgcaaaattaaaaataataccactagtgttttattttttaatttttattttgttttaaacatctttattagagtataattgctttacaatggtgtgttagtttctgctttataacaaagtgaatcagctatacatatacatatatccccatatctcctccctcttgcgtctccctccctcccaccctccctatcccacccctctaggtggtcacaaagcaccgagctgatctccctgtgctgtgtgtcCACTAGTGTTTTAAAATGACGATAGTAATAATAACAGGAGTAACTATCATTTGGGGGTTACTGTATTCCAGGTACTTATCCATTAAATCTTCAACAAAACACCCTGAGGCAGTTACTTCATTGATCTCCAgtcttcagatgaggaaactgaagccaggGGTTACATTTCTTGGTCAGCAATCACACAGCTGGGATTGGAGGAGCCAGATGTAGACTCTGAGCTCCCCCCCGCCAACCCCAGCCTACAGGAGATGCTTAGttagtgatttctttctttctttttttttcttctttttaaaaatttatttatttactttggctgcaccgggtcttagttgcggcatttgggatcttttagttgcggcatgcatgcggatctagttctccgaccagggatcgacccgggccccctgcattgggagtgcggagtcctacccactggaccaccagggaagtccctagttagtgatttctaatatttttttcctgaagaatttttttcccccaagaaaagTGGATTTACTGGGGAAGAGTCAAGGGGAGAAGAATTGAGAGGTGGGTAGGCCACGAAGGAGGTGGAAGGCTAGTGCCAGTTTCTGCTCACTTGGCTTGTTTTGTAATCTAAGCGGAACTTTACTCTTTCTGTGTCCAAACCTAACCCCTGCCcccgaggaaaaaaaaaaaaaaaagaaacagttatgAATTTATAATGCTATTATGTtataaagggaaagaggaaatagaatGGTGTTTCCAAACCAGCTTTGGACTCCGGAACCTGGAAAtgtatatgtgcatttttttttttttttggctgcactgagcatcttgtgggatcttagttccctgaccagggatggaacctgggcccctgcagtggaagcgtggagtcctaaccactgggctgccagggaagtccctatatgtgcatatttatatgtatgaaaCTGAACccagtttcttttccttcactcagtgaatgtttattgagtaacttttttttttaattcattaattttattttatttatttattttggctgcgttgggttttcgttgctgcgtgtgggcctttctctggttgcggtgagtgggggccactcttcgtttgCTGTgctcaggtttctcattgcggtggcttctcgtggagcacgggctctaggcgtgtgggcttcagtagttgtggcacacgggcttcagtagttgtggcacacgggctcagtagttgtggctcgcgggctctagagcacaggctcagtagttgtggcgcacgggcttagttgctccgtggcatgtgggatcttcccggaccagggctggaacctgtgtcccctgcatcggtaggcggattcttaaccactgtgccgccagggaagtcccttattgaGTAACTTTAATATATCAGGTGCAAAACGTGCTCTTCGTCCTCTTGCCCTGTCTCAGATGATAGTTAACCACATAGAAACCTCTCAAATCATagtccatttttcttcttcctcatgtgCACAGACTTCTGTGAATTCCACCCCGGGAGTGTCCCCTGAATGGCACCGCCTCTCACCTCTCCCGGCAAGCATTCATCTCTCTGTGTTTCAGGAGCGTTCGTTCATAATCCCTAATTCTCTGGGTGTGCTTGTCATGTGATGGTGTGTATCCTATGTCGCAGTTATTTCCCACAGTTGCCTCCCTGAAGGCCGGGATTGGTCTTGTTTACACCCCTACCTCCTCGCCCTCCGTAAGTGCTTGGCATTCAGCAGATGTTTGCTGAACTTTATGGACTTGAATTTTATGGTTAAGTCATCCTGAATGTCCTTATTGtcccagcacttagcacacaCTGACCCAGTGCGGGAACTGCGGAGGTGGCTCCCGCGGCCCCTTCCCCTTGAATAAAGCAACAAATTTTCAACAAGTTAGGGAATTTGATTCTCTAAAAGGagtccgggacttccctggtgggaagTCCCAGACTCCCTGGGACTTTGTCCCAggacaaatttgattttttaaatatgtgagcTTTAGAAGTGACTTAAAAGCACTATTTTTATGTGAAGTGCCCTCTAAACGTGTCCCAAATATGAAGGCAGCAGGTGCTGAAGGCTCACTCTGCTAGGAAAGGGGTCCTTCTCTTTCTCACATT
Above is a genomic segment from Balaenoptera musculus isolate JJ_BM4_2016_0621 chromosome 14, mBalMus1.pri.v3, whole genome shotgun sequence containing:
- the UNC119B gene encoding protein unc-119 homolog B, translating into MSGSNSKAAAVGSAAGPGGLVTGKEEKKKAGGGVLNRLKARRQAPHRAADDGIGAAVTEQELLALDTIRPEHVLRLSRVTENYLCKPEDNVYSIDFTRFKIRDLETGTVLFEIAKPCVSDQEEEEEEEEEEAAGGDVDVSAGRFVRYQFTPAFLRLRTVGATVEFTVGDKPVSNFRMIERHYFRERLLKNFDFDFGFCIPSSRNTCEHIYEFPQLSEDVIRLMIENPYETRSDSFYFVDNKLIMHNKADYAYNGGQ